Genomic segment of Sphingopyxis lindanitolerans:
GTGGCGGGCGCCGACGCCGGCGATTTTCGCGGCAATCTTCGGTCCGGCGGCCGCTATCTTTCCGACTTCCATCTGCTCGAAACCATCGTGACGCTCGGCTGGAGCGGCCTCTCGCCGCGCTGGCCGATCGGCGTCACCGCCGATTATGTCCGCAACCTCGGCGCGGCGGTATCTGGCGACACGGCCTACAACCTCGAACTGGCGGCGGGGCGGACATCGACGCCCGGCGACTGGCGCATCGCCTATCAATATTCGAAGGTCGAGGTCGACGCGGTGCTGGCCGCGTTCAGCCACGACAATATCGACCTGTCGACCAACTACCGGCTGCACGGACTGGGCCTGTCGCACGTCCCGGCGCGCCATTTACAGCTCGACCTGCTCTGGTATCATTACCGGCCGCTCGATCCGCTCTATGCGGGCGCCTCTTCCCCGACCGGGTGGCTCGACCGCGTCCGCCTCGCGTTCATGGTGAGCTTCTGATGCTCGCCCCGGCCGCGCTCCTCGCGCTTGCCGCCGTGCCGGCGGCGGCCACGCACCCCGAACGGGCCGGTCCCGCGCCGCACAGCCATATCCATGCGGCCGAGGAGATGGACGAGGACCAGGGTCCGCTTCTGCTCCGGCTCACCTACACCGGCGAGGTCATGGGCAATGCGGCGGGCGGCATCCGGCGCGGCGCGCGCTATCTCGACAATCTCGACATATTGTTTGAAGCCGACATGGAGCGTATCGCGGGCTGGGGCGGCGCCCAGATCCATGTCTATGGCCTCTACAACAACGGGCGCTCGATCAGCCGCCTCGCCGGGGACACCCAGGCGGTCAGCAATATCGAGACCGGCGTTTCGGCCTTGCGCCTTTACGAAGCGTGGATCGACCAGAAAATCGGCCAGCATGTCTCGCTGCGCGTCGGCCTCTATGACCTTAATTCGGAGTTCGACTCGATCGAAGCGGCCGACCTGTTCGTCGGCAGCGCGCACGGGATGGGCACCGACATCGCGCAGAGCGGGCGCAATGGCCCCTCGATCTTTCCATCCACCTCGCTCGCCGCGCGCCTGCACGTCGCACCGGCTCCGGGCTGGGTGCTGCGCGCCGCGCTGCTTGACGGCGTTCCCGGCGACCCCGATCATCCCCGCCGCACCGCCATCCGGCTCGGCGGCGGCGATGGCGCGCTGATGATCGGAGAGGTTCAGGCGCCGCTGGGCGAAGGGAAATTATGGCTCGGCCATTGGCGCTACACGGCGCGCTTCGACCTAGGCGACGGCGGCATCGGCAACAGTAAGGGCAAGGGCAATGCCGGTTCCTACATACGCGGTGCCTTTCCGCTTGCCGCGCGCGACGATCGCCGGCTGGATGGCTTTCTGCGGCTCGGCACCGCAAGCGGCCGCTTCAACATGTTCGACCGTTTCGCCAGCATCGGGCTCAAATTCAGCGGCTGGGTTCCCGGCCGCGACAAGGACGAATTCGGCTTTGCCCTGGCCGCAGCCTTCACCGCCGACAGCCATCGCTCCGCAACGGGCGCCGGACCGTCGGAACTGGCGATCGAGGCAAGCTACCGCGCGCGATTGGGCGACGGGCTATGGGTCCAGCCGAGCCTTCACTATGTCCGCAATCCCTCCGCCGATCGCGCCATCGCCGATGCGCTGCTGCTCGGCCTGCGGTTCGAGGCGAGCCACAGCCTGTTCGGCCTTTAGAGGGTGGAGACCCTGGATGGCGGCTATTTCGGTCGCCGCTCCAGCCACTCGCGCAAAGCGACGGCGTTGTTTCGCGCTTCGTCCTTCGCGGCATAGAGCAAGGTCACCGGCCCGGTCTTCGCCGCCGCGTCGAGTTCGGCCAGCGCCGCCGCGACGGCGTCACCCCCGGCGTCGAGCGCGGCGAAATATTCGTTGCGAAAGGCCGCCCAAGCCGCGTCCGACTGCGCGGTCGCGTGGTGGAATTCCTCGCGCATCGCATCGCTCGGCGACAGGATTTTCAGCCACGCGGTCAGCGCCGCCTTCTCCTTCGACACGCCGCGCGGCCACAGCCGATCGACGAGGAAGCGCGCGCCATCCTTGGCCTCGGGCGCGTCATAGATGCGCTTGACCGCGATTGTCAGGGACTTCGTCATCTGCGAGACTATCGGCCAAGACCGCGCGCGCGGCAAGCCACAAGGAGAAAGAAGATGACCGACGCCTGGGCGATCGACGTCGACCGCGACGATATCGCAAAGGCGGCGCTGGTCGCCGCGCCCGCGCCGCCGCTCGCCCCCGGCCAGCTCCGCGTCGCGCTCGACAGCTATGCGATGACCGCGAACAACATCACCTATGCCGTGTTCGGCAAGCCGTCGGGCCTGTTCGGCGCAGATAAGGATGGGGGGGATCAAGGCTATTGGGATTTCTTCGCCGAGCGGGGCGAGCCGGGTCGCCTCCCCGTCTGGGGTTTCGCGACCGTCACCGAAAGCGCCGCCGACGGCATCGCGGCCGGCGACCGCTTCTATGGCTATTATCCGATGGCGAGCGCGGCGGTGCTGACCGCGGGCAAGGCCGGCCCCGGCGGCTTTACCGATGCGACGCCGCGACGCACCACGCTGCCGCCGATCTACAATCACTATCAGCGGATCGAGACGCTGGAGGGCTATCGCACCGCCGACCATGATTATTGGCCGGTCTTTCGCCCGCTCTTCCTCACCGGCTGGCTGATCGCCGACCAGTTCGAGGATGAGGGCGATTATGGCGCCGAACAGATATTGATCGCGAGCGCGTCGAGCAAGACCGCGATCGGCCTCGGCTTTTCGCTCGCACGGCGGCAAGGGCAGCGCCCGCAAACGATCGGGCTGACCAGCCAGGCCCATGTCGAGGCGCTCGCCGCACAGGCCATCTATGACCGCGTGATCGCCTATGACGATATCGCGACGCTCGACGCCGGGGTTCGCTCGGCGTTCGTCGACATGGCGGGCAATGGCGCGGTGACGCACGCGGTGCACAGCCATTTCAAGGACCATCTCAAGGCCTCGATCATCGTCGGCAAGTCGCATTGGGATGCCGATGCCGGTGCAGCGGCGCTTCCCGGTCCCGAGCGGCAGGGCTTCTTCGCCCCCGGCCGCAGCCAGAAGCGCATCGCCGGCTGGGGCGGAGCGGCGTTCGGGCAGAAGGTCGCCGAGGCCTGGCTCGCCTTCATGGAGGTCGCGCCGCGCCTCGCGCGCATCGACCGGCGCCGCGGCGGCGACGCCGCGCTTGGCGCCTACCGCGACATGCTCGCGGGCCGCGCCGATCCCAAGGCGGGGATCGTCGTCGAACCCTGACCAGACCGGTTGACGTTAACGTCAATCTGCGCTCTAGCCGCGCCATGTCTCGCTATACCCATGTCATCTTCGACTTCGGCGGCGTCATCACCGCTTCGCCGTTCGAGGCCTTCAACCGGCTCGAACAGGAACGCGGCCTGCCGCGCGACTTCATCCGCCGCGTCAACAGCGCCGACCCCGACGGCAATGCCTGGGCGAAATTCGAGCGGGCCGAGATCGACGCCGCGGCATTCGACAGCCTGTTCGCCGCCGAAGCCCGCGCGCTGGGGCATGAACTCGAAGGCGAAGCGGTGCTGGCGGTGCTGGCGGGCGCGGTGCGCCCGGCGATGGTCGCCGCGCTCGACACGCTGAAGGCCAGGGGGTTCACGATCGGCTGCATCACCAACAATGTGCCGTCGGGAAAGGGCGCGGGCATGGCGCGCAGCGAAGCGATGGCGGCCGAGGTCGCCGCGATCATGGCGCGCTTCGACCATGTCGTCGAATCGAGCAAGGCCGGGGTTCGCAAACCCGATCCCGCCATCTATCGGATGATGTGCGAGGCGCTGGACGTCGCGCCCGAAAACTGCGTCTATCTCGACGATCTCGGCATCAACTGCAAACCCGCAAGCGTGCTGGGCATGCACGCGATCAAGGTGACGAGCGGCGAGCAGGCGCTCGCCGATCTGTCGGCGGTGCTGGGAACCGTGCTGCCCTAAGGCAGCAACAGGCTGGCGTCCCCGTAACTGTAGAAGCGGTAGCCTTCCCCTATGGCGTGCCCATAGGCCGATTGCATGGTTTCCAACCCCATCAGCGCGCTGACCAGCATGAACAGGGTCGATCGCGGCAGGTGGAAATTGGTCATCAGCCCGTCGATCGCCCTGAAGCGATAGCCCGGCGTGATGAAAATCGCGGTGTCGCCCTCGAACGGCGCGATCCGGCCGTCTTCGCGTGCCGCGCTTTCGAGGAGGCGCAGGCTGGTGGTGCCGACCGCGATCACCCGGCCGCCGCGCGCGCGCACCGCGTTCAGCCGCCCGGCGGTCGCGGCATCGATGCGGCCCCATTCGGCGTGCATGACATGGTCCGCGGTGTCGTCGGACTTCACCGGCAGGAAGGTGCCGGCGCCGACATGCAAGGTCAGCATTTCGGTGGCGACGCCCGCCGCGGTGAGCGCCGCGAGCAGGTCGGGGGTGAAATGCAGCGCCGCGGTCGGCGCCGCGACCGCGCCGTCCTTGTCGGCGAACATCGTCTGATAATCGGCGCGATCTTCGTCGTCGGTCGCGCGCTTGCCCGCGATATAGGGCGGCAACGGCATCGTCCCCGCGCGTTCGAGCAATATCTCGACCGGTTCGTCGCCGCCAAAGGCGAGGATGAAACTGCCGTCGGCCAGCCGCTGCTCGGCCAGCGCCGCGACCCCCGAACCGAAATCGACCGTCTCGCCGACGCGCAGCCGCTTGGCGTTGCGGACGAAAGCCTGCCAGCGGCGCAGGTCGACACGCTTGTGGAGCGTCGCGCCGATTTTTGCGTCTCCGCGCTTTCCCTCAAGCTGCGCCGGGATCACGCGCGTGTCGTTGAACACCAGGCAATCACCCGCGCGCAGCAGCGCCGGGAGATCGCGCACGCCCCGGTCGCTCATTTTGGCGTCGCTGATAGAGCCGCCCTCGACCACGAGCATCCGCGCCGCATCGCGCGGCCGCGCGGGGCGGAGCGCAATGCGCTCGGACGGCAGATCGAAATCGAAGGCGTCGACGCGCATGACGGGTTCGCGCGTCCTTTCGGGCTTACTGCTTGATCGGGGCGTTGAGCTCGTCGACCGAGACCGCGGGCGCCGCCGCCGGCTGGTCCTCGACCAGCGCCGAGGCGGGCGGCATCGGCTTGTTGTCGGCAGCGACCGACATCTGGACGATGCGCGACATCACCGCGGGCGGCTCGCCCTTATGGATCGCATCGACATATTGCATCCCCGACACGACGCGGCCGAAGGCGGTGTAGCGATGATCGAGGCTGAAGCGCGGCTGGAGCATGATGAAGAACTGGCTGTTGGCGCTGTCGGGGCTTTCGGCGCGCGCCATCGACAGCGTGCCGCGCAGATGCGGCGTGTCGTTGAACTCGGCCTTGATGTCCGGAAGCTGCGAGCCGCCCTGCCCGGTCGCGGTCGGATCGCCCGTCTGCGCCATGAAGCCGTCGATCACGCGGTGGAACTTGATCCCGTTATAGAAGCCCGCGCGCGTCAACTGCTTCAGCCGCTCGACATGGTTCGGCGCGACATTGGGATAGAGCTGGACGACGACCCGCCCGCCCGTCGAAAGGTCGAGGTCGAGCATATATTCGGGATTATTGATATATTGGTCGGGGGTCATCGCGGGGGCGGCGGGAGCCGCTTCGGGCGCGGGCGCGGCAGTGTCCGATGCCGGGGCGGGCGCGGGCGTGGGCGTTTCGACCGGCGGCGCGGGCTCGGCCGGGGCGGGGGTCGGCGGCGCTTCGCTGCCCTGCGGCGCGGGCGCCGGGGGCACGTCCTGCGCGGCGGCCGATGCCGCGAGGCCGATCGCCATCGCCGTCAGGATCAGGGGGCGGAAGGAAAGTTTCATGCTGGATCGGCCTCTTGTCGAATCTGAATATGCGCCCCGATGGGGCGACCTAGCGGGAAAAAGCTGAACGCTCAATGATTGCGATCACGGGCGCGATCAGCTGTCGCCCTGCCGAAGGCCGCGTTCGTCGATCCGCGACACCACCGCATCGCGCACCGCGGGGGTCACGAACTTGTGGATGTCGCCGCCGAAGATCGCGATTTCCTTGACGAGGCGCGAGGCGATCGGCTGCAAGCCGACGTCGGCCATCAGAAAGACCGTCTCGATCCGGTCGTTGAGTTGCTGGTTCATCCCCGCCATCTGATATTCATATTCGAAATCGGCGACCGCGCGCAGTCCGCGCACGATAACGCTGGCGCCTTCGCGCTCGGCGAAATCCATCAGCAGCGCGTTGAAGCCGACCACGCGGATGTCGCCGTCGATCGACGCGACCTCGGCCTTTACCATGGCGATGCGTTCGTCGTCGTCGAACAGCGGCGATTTGGTGATGTTCGTCGTCACGCCGATCACCAGCCGGTCGACGAGCTTCGCGCCGCGCCGGATGATATCCATATGGCCGAGCGTGATCGGATCGAACGTCCCCGGATAAACCCCCACCCGCATCAATGGTCCCTTTCCACCACATAGCGCGCGATCGCGCGCAGCAGCGCCGCCTCATCGCCGAAACCGGCGAGATGCGCAATCGCCTGATCGACGAGCAGTCGCGCCTGTTCGCGCGCGCGGTCGAGCCCCATCAAGGTAACGAAGGTCGCCTTGCCCGCCGCATCGTCCTTGTGCAGCGCCTTGCCCGCGAGCGCTTCGTCGCCTTCGACGTCCAATATGTCGTCGGCGATCTGGAAGGCGAGCCCGATGTCGCGCGCATAGCCGCGCAGCGGGCGGCGCCCTTCGGCGGGTATCCGCGCGAGGATCGCCCCCGCCTCGACCGAAAAGCCGATCAGCGCGCCCGTCTTGAGTTGCTGGAGCCGGGTGACGGTCGGCAGGTCGAAATCGGCGGTTTCGGCAACCAGGTCCATCATCTGCCCGCCCGCCATGCCCGTCGGCCCCGCGGCGCGCGCCAGTTCGCAGCAGAGTTCGGCGCGC
This window contains:
- a CDS encoding DUF2855 family protein; amino-acid sequence: MTDAWAIDVDRDDIAKAALVAAPAPPLAPGQLRVALDSYAMTANNITYAVFGKPSGLFGADKDGGDQGYWDFFAERGEPGRLPVWGFATVTESAADGIAAGDRFYGYYPMASAAVLTAGKAGPGGFTDATPRRTTLPPIYNHYQRIETLEGYRTADHDYWPVFRPLFLTGWLIADQFEDEGDYGAEQILIASASSKTAIGLGFSLARRQGQRPQTIGLTSQAHVEALAAQAIYDRVIAYDDIATLDAGVRSAFVDMAGNGAVTHAVHSHFKDHLKASIIVGKSHWDADAGAAALPGPERQGFFAPGRSQKRIAGWGGAAFGQKVAEAWLAFMEVAPRLARIDRRRGGDAALGAYRDMLAGRADPKAGIVVEP
- a CDS encoding peptidylprolyl isomerase — protein: MKLSFRPLILTAMAIGLAASAAAQDVPPAPAPQGSEAPPTPAPAEPAPPVETPTPAPAPASDTAAPAPEAAPAAPAMTPDQYINNPEYMLDLDLSTGGRVVVQLYPNVAPNHVERLKQLTRAGFYNGIKFHRVIDGFMAQTGDPTATGQGGSQLPDIKAEFNDTPHLRGTLSMARAESPDSANSQFFIMLQPRFSLDHRYTAFGRVVSGMQYVDAIHKGEPPAVMSRIVQMSVAADNKPMPPASALVEDQPAAAPAVSVDELNAPIKQ
- the queA gene encoding tRNA preQ1(34) S-adenosylmethionine ribosyltransferase-isomerase QueA, which codes for MRVDAFDFDLPSERIALRPARPRDAARMLVVEGGSISDAKMSDRGVRDLPALLRAGDCLVFNDTRVIPAQLEGKRGDAKIGATLHKRVDLRRWQAFVRNAKRLRVGETVDFGSGVAALAEQRLADGSFILAFGGDEPVEILLERAGTMPLPPYIAGKRATDDEDRADYQTMFADKDGAVAAPTAALHFTPDLLAALTAAGVATEMLTLHVGAGTFLPVKSDDTADHVMHAEWGRIDAATAGRLNAVRARGGRVIAVGTTSLRLLESAAREDGRIAPFEGDTAIFITPGYRFRAIDGLMTNFHLPRSTLFMLVSALMGLETMQSAYGHAIGEGYRFYSYGDASLLLP
- a CDS encoding polyprenyl synthetase family protein; this encodes MDQAEHLLHAAQDEVAAGIDALFDRLLAVPADPRARLYEAMRHAAIAGGKRLRPLLVRAAGDLFHVDRTIGLRVGAAVEAMHVYSLIHDDLPCMDDDDMRRGKPTVHRAYDESTAVLAGDSLHALAFEWLCDPATHGDPFVRAELCCELARAAGPTGMAGGQMMDLVAETADFDLPTVTRLQQLKTGALIGFSVEAGAILARIPAEGRRPLRGYARDIGLAFQIADDILDVEGDEALAGKALHKDDAAGKATFVTLMGLDRAREQARLLVDQAIAHLAGFGDEAALLRAIARYVVERDH
- the coaD gene encoding pantetheine-phosphate adenylyltransferase; translated protein: MRVGVYPGTFDPITLGHMDIIRRGAKLVDRLVIGVTTNITKSPLFDDDERIAMVKAEVASIDGDIRVVGFNALLMDFAEREGASVIVRGLRAVADFEYEYQMAGMNQQLNDRIETVFLMADVGLQPIASRLVKEIAIFGGDIHKFVTPAVRDAVVSRIDERGLRQGDS
- a CDS encoding carbohydrate porin; protein product: MLAPAALLALAAVPAAATHPERAGPAPHSHIHAAEEMDEDQGPLLLRLTYTGEVMGNAAGGIRRGARYLDNLDILFEADMERIAGWGGAQIHVYGLYNNGRSISRLAGDTQAVSNIETGVSALRLYEAWIDQKIGQHVSLRVGLYDLNSEFDSIEAADLFVGSAHGMGTDIAQSGRNGPSIFPSTSLAARLHVAPAPGWVLRAALLDGVPGDPDHPRRTAIRLGGGDGALMIGEVQAPLGEGKLWLGHWRYTARFDLGDGGIGNSKGKGNAGSYIRGAFPLAARDDRRLDGFLRLGTASGRFNMFDRFASIGLKFSGWVPGRDKDEFGFALAAAFTADSHRSATGAGPSELAIEASYRARLGDGLWVQPSLHYVRNPSADRAIADALLLGLRFEASHSLFGL
- a CDS encoding DUF488 domain-containing protein is translated as MTKSLTIAVKRIYDAPEAKDGARFLVDRLWPRGVSKEKAALTAWLKILSPSDAMREEFHHATAQSDAAWAAFRNEYFAALDAGGDAVAAALAELDAAAKTGPVTLLYAAKDEARNNAVALREWLERRPK
- a CDS encoding HAD-IA family hydrolase — protein: MSRYTHVIFDFGGVITASPFEAFNRLEQERGLPRDFIRRVNSADPDGNAWAKFERAEIDAAAFDSLFAAEARALGHELEGEAVLAVLAGAVRPAMVAALDTLKARGFTIGCITNNVPSGKGAGMARSEAMAAEVAAIMARFDHVVESSKAGVRKPDPAIYRMMCEALDVAPENCVYLDDLGINCKPASVLGMHAIKVTSGEQALADLSAVLGTVLP